The Phaseolus vulgaris cultivar G19833 unplaced genomic scaffold, P. vulgaris v2.0 scaffold_27, whole genome shotgun sequence genome has a window encoding:
- the LOC137817272 gene encoding uncharacterized protein, with protein MEAAAGKNDQRMRHPYDPKKNKGKGSWRPRETNRPPRYEFVMGLTDLIDIPNFAARLKVPEKKTEKVLGPKPDAWCEFHKSFGHSINSCLALGYQLAELVKCGFLKDYLLEKQAGQSTGSQPAGNEGQQHEVPIHGEIHTIAGGFSGGGCTASQRKKYARSVMSVEVFEDHSPDVDITFTKGDLRDIVPHDNDPIVISLVTAGRTVHQVLVDQGSSADVMFWPTFEKLQLSLDQLRPYGGCLYGFAGDQVEVR; from the coding sequence atggaggcggcggcggggAAGAATGACCAAAGGATGCGTCATCCTTATGACCCTAAGAAGAATAAGGGGAAGGGGTCGTGGCGACCTAGAGAGACTAATCGCCCGCCAAGGTATGAGTTCGTGATGGGGTTGACCGATCTGATCGACATCCCGAATTTTGCTGCCAGGCTCAAGGTGCCTGAGAAGAAGACGGAAAAGGTTTTGGGTCCAAAACCAGAcgcgtggtgtgagttccacaagagctttggccactctatcaactcgtgtttggctttgggatACCAACTCGCCGAGTTGGTCAAGTGTGGATTCTTGAAAGATTACTTGTTGGAGAAGCAAGCGGGCCAATCGACAGGTTCCCAACCGGCGGGCAATGAGGGacaacagcacgaggtgcccattcacggtgagatccacaccatagctggtgggtTCTCAGGTGGAGGGTGTACTGCGTCGCAGCGCAAGAAGTACGCAAGGTCGGTAATGTCGGTGGAAGTttttgaggatcactcacccgacgtggacatcacgttcaccaaaggagaccttagggacattgtgcctcacgacaacgaccctattgtgatctcgctcgtcacggcgggaaggactgtCCACCAAGTGCTGgtcgatcaaggaagctcggcagatgtgatgttttggccgactttcgaaAAGTTACAATTATCCCTCGACCaactgaggccatatgggggctgcttgtacggttttgccggtgatcaagtggaggtcaggtga